The following are encoded together in the Pectobacterium wasabiae CFBP 3304 genome:
- a CDS encoding SDR family oxidoreductase → MSMKNDNECAGKTGTEPNLHRRKMLTAAAMAAPAVLLMGAASSGVQAAQPKPATGKVALVTGSSRGIGAATAKRLAADGFSVTVNYLTNRELATGVVRQIEQEGGKAISVQADVSDPSAVRRLFEANNEAFGGVDVVVSNAGIMQLAPFTELSDEQFDRMMAVNVKGSFNVLREAARRVRDGGRILTLSSSITKLRSPTYGSYAASKAAQELFANILAKELEGRMISVNAIAPGLVNTTLFTDGKTPQQIAGFAQRTPHKRLAEPEDIANVISTLCSNDGGWVNGQTVFANGGII, encoded by the coding sequence ATGAGCATGAAAAATGACAACGAATGTGCCGGTAAGACCGGAACTGAACCCAATCTCCACCGACGTAAAATGTTGACCGCCGCCGCCATGGCCGCGCCAGCCGTGCTGTTAATGGGGGCGGCGAGTAGTGGAGTTCAAGCCGCACAACCCAAACCGGCTACTGGAAAAGTAGCATTGGTTACGGGGTCGTCACGTGGGATCGGCGCAGCCACTGCTAAGCGACTGGCTGCCGATGGTTTTAGTGTCACGGTCAACTACCTAACCAACCGCGAACTGGCTACTGGCGTTGTGCGGCAGATCGAGCAAGAAGGCGGCAAGGCCATCAGCGTACAGGCTGACGTCAGTGACCCGTCAGCCGTGCGCCGCTTGTTTGAAGCCAATAACGAGGCTTTTGGCGGTGTCGATGTTGTGGTGAGCAACGCAGGCATCATGCAGTTGGCACCTTTTACTGAACTCTCTGATGAGCAATTCGATCGTATGATGGCGGTTAACGTGAAGGGGAGTTTCAACGTTTTGCGCGAAGCTGCCCGTCGTGTACGCGATGGCGGAAGAATTCTTACGCTGTCTTCAAGCATCACGAAATTGCGCAGCCCGACCTATGGGTCGTATGCAGCTTCCAAAGCTGCGCAAGAGCTTTTTGCCAATATCCTTGCCAAGGAATTGGAAGGCCGCATGATTTCGGTCAATGCTATTGCCCCAGGATTGGTCAACACGACTCTCTTTACCGATGGTAAGACGCCGCAGCAAATTGCTGGTTTTGCCCAGCGTACGCCACACAAGCGGTTAGCTGAACCAGAAGATATTGCCAATGTCATCTCTACGCTTTGCAGTAACGATGGCGGGTGGGTGAACGGTCAAACCGTATTTGCCAATGGTGGCATCATCTGA
- the menB gene encoding 1,4-dihydroxy-2-naphthoyl-CoA synthase, translating into MLYPSEELLYAPIEWHDCSGDFADILYHKSIDGIAKITINRPQVRNAFRPQTVKEMIQALDNARHDDGIGTIILTGAGDKAFCSGGDQKVRGDYGGYQDDSGVHHLNVLDFQRQIRTCPKPVIAMVAGYSIGGGHVLHMMCDLTIAAENAIFGQTGPRVGSFDGGWGASYMARIVGQKKAREIWFLCRQYDAAQALDMGLVNTVVPLADLEKETVRWCREMLQNSPMALRCLKAALNADCDGQAGLQELAGNATMLFYMTDEGQEGRNAFNEKRQPDFSKFKRNP; encoded by the coding sequence ATGCTTTATCCGAGTGAAGAACTGCTTTACGCACCGATTGAATGGCACGATTGCAGCGGCGACTTCGCCGATATTCTCTACCATAAATCTATCGATGGGATTGCCAAAATCACCATTAACCGTCCTCAGGTACGCAATGCGTTTCGTCCGCAAACGGTAAAAGAGATGATTCAGGCACTCGATAATGCGCGTCATGACGACGGTATCGGGACGATTATCCTGACCGGTGCTGGCGATAAGGCATTCTGCTCCGGCGGCGATCAGAAAGTGCGCGGCGACTACGGCGGTTATCAGGATGACAGCGGTGTGCACCACCTGAACGTGCTGGATTTCCAGCGCCAGATCCGCACCTGTCCAAAGCCAGTCATTGCGATGGTCGCAGGTTATTCCATCGGTGGCGGACACGTTCTGCACATGATGTGCGATCTGACGATTGCGGCAGAAAATGCCATCTTCGGTCAAACGGGTCCGCGTGTTGGTTCCTTTGACGGCGGTTGGGGGGCTTCTTACATGGCTCGCATCGTGGGTCAGAAGAAAGCGCGTGAAATCTGGTTCCTGTGTCGCCAGTACGACGCTGCGCAAGCGTTGGATATGGGGCTGGTGAATACCGTGGTTCCGTTGGCCGATCTGGAAAAAGAAACTGTGCGCTGGTGCCGTGAAATGCTGCAAAACAGCCCGATGGCGCTGCGTTGCCTGAAAGCGGCACTGAACGCGGACTGTGACGGTCAGGCTGGCTTGCAGGAACTGGCAGGTAACGCCACCATGTTGTTCTATATGACCGATGAAGGGCAGGAAGGCCGCAACGCGTTCAATGAAAAACGCCAGCCTGACTTCAGCAAATTCAAACGGAATCCGTAA
- the menC gene encoding o-succinylbenzoate synthase — translation MRRVTLYRYSVPMEAGVVLRNQRLKTRDGLIVRLQEGERLGWGEIAPLPEFSVETLADAESAALEQLQSWVTGRAFSNDLPPSVAFGLSCALAELDQRLPQAADYRKAPLCNGDPDELFEMLQSMPGEKVAKIKVGLYEAVRDGMIVNVLLEALPDLKLRLDANRSWTRAKADGFARYVAPSLRSRIAFLEEPCKTRDESREFARETGINIAWDESVREADFRVEAEPGVSAIVIKPTLVGSLARCQQLVQETHQAGLTAVISSSIESSLGLTQLARLAHWLTPDTVPGLDTLDLMQAQVIQRWPDSTLPLLAVEQLDVVWQS, via the coding sequence ATGCGCCGGGTCACTCTCTATCGTTACAGTGTGCCGATGGAAGCCGGGGTGGTGCTGCGCAATCAGCGCCTGAAAACCCGCGATGGTCTTATCGTTCGCCTGCAAGAAGGTGAACGGTTGGGCTGGGGCGAGATTGCGCCGCTGCCGGAGTTCAGTGTGGAAACGCTGGCAGACGCGGAATCAGCCGCGCTTGAACAACTGCAATCGTGGGTGACAGGGCGAGCATTTTCTAACGATCTTCCGCCGTCCGTTGCGTTTGGTTTGAGTTGTGCGCTGGCTGAGCTGGATCAGCGCCTGCCACAGGCGGCGGACTATCGCAAAGCGCCGCTGTGTAATGGCGATCCTGATGAGCTGTTCGAGATGCTTCAGTCGATGCCGGGCGAGAAAGTGGCAAAGATAAAAGTCGGCCTGTACGAAGCCGTGCGTGACGGTATGATTGTTAATGTCCTGCTGGAAGCGTTGCCGGATTTGAAACTCCGTCTGGATGCCAACCGCAGTTGGACACGAGCCAAAGCGGACGGCTTCGCCCGCTATGTCGCTCCGTCACTGCGTTCACGCATTGCTTTTCTCGAAGAACCCTGCAAAACCCGTGACGAATCCCGTGAATTTGCGCGGGAAACGGGCATCAACATTGCCTGGGACGAAAGCGTGCGCGAGGCAGATTTTCGGGTGGAAGCCGAACCGGGTGTGAGTGCGATTGTGATCAAGCCGACGCTGGTCGGTAGCTTAGCCCGCTGTCAGCAACTGGTGCAGGAAACGCACCAAGCTGGATTAACTGCGGTGATCAGCTCCAGCATTGAATCCAGTCTGGGCCTAACTCAGCTAGCGCGCTTGGCACATTGGTTGACGCCGGACACGGTTCCTGGGCTGGATACGTTAGATCTGATGCAGGCGCAGGTGATTCAACG
- the menH gene encoding 2-succinyl-6-hydroxy-2,4-cyclohexadiene-1-carboxylate synthase, which yields MDPLDPQGLGCRKVTHGAVAPMQPWLVCLHGLLGSGEDWQPVLPFFRDWPVLLVDLPGHGASQAIATADFADISRQLTATLLEQGIERYWLLGYSLGGRIAMYHACDGHHDGMQGLLVEGGHLGLATPDLRKERIHHDARWAQRFRQEPLPEVLQDWYQQAVFADVDSAQREQLIVRRSGNHGASVAAMLEATSLGRQPFLAERLRHLSIPFIYLCGASDVKFQTLAAQYGLPLLSVAQAGHNAHQANPTAYAERVRSFLSHPVKD from the coding sequence GTGGACCCACTAGATCCTCAAGGGTTAGGCTGCCGGAAAGTGACGCATGGCGCGGTTGCTCCGATGCAGCCGTGGCTGGTGTGCCTGCATGGTTTATTAGGAAGTGGTGAGGACTGGCAGCCTGTCCTGCCGTTTTTTCGTGACTGGCCGGTGCTGCTGGTGGATTTACCCGGACACGGCGCGTCGCAAGCCATTGCTACAGCCGATTTTGCCGATATCAGCCGCCAATTAACCGCAACGCTGCTGGAGCAGGGTATCGAGCGCTATTGGCTGCTGGGTTATTCGCTCGGTGGACGCATTGCGATGTATCACGCCTGCGACGGGCACCATGACGGCATGCAGGGGTTGCTGGTCGAAGGGGGACACCTCGGTTTGGCAACGCCAGATCTACGTAAGGAACGTATTCATCATGATGCACGCTGGGCGCAGCGTTTTCGTCAGGAGCCACTGCCAGAGGTTTTGCAGGATTGGTATCAGCAGGCGGTTTTTGCCGATGTTGATTCGGCGCAGCGTGAACAACTGATAGTTCGTCGCAGCGGCAATCACGGTGCATCCGTTGCAGCGATGCTGGAAGCGACCTCTCTGGGGCGGCAGCCTTTTTTGGCAGAGCGCCTCCGGCACCTGTCGATACCTTTTATTTACTTATGCGGTGCCAGCGACGTGAAATTTCAGACGCTGGCGGCGCAATACGGCCTGCCGTTACTGAGCGTGGCTCAGGCGGGTCATAATGCTCATCAGGCGAACCCAACGGCCTATGCCGAGCGGGTTCGCTCTTTTCTTTCGCATCCCGTTAAGGATTGA
- the menD gene encoding 2-succinyl-5-enolpyruvyl-6-hydroxy-3-cyclohexene-1-carboxylic-acid synthase → MSTSVFNRRWATLLLESLTRHGVRHICIAPGSRSTPLTLSAADNRALICHTHFDERGLGHLALGLAKASREPVAIIVTSGTAAANLYPAIIEAGLTGERLVVLTADRPPELIDCGANQAIRQHALYASHPTLSLDLPRPTPDIPANWLVSSVDSAMARLTHGALHINCPFAEPLYGADDGTAYQDWLMTLGDWWNSREPWLREMRQSALAVQPDWPQWRQKRGVVLAGRVSPEHGARLAAWANELGWPLIGDVLSQSGQPLPCADIWLAHPEAANLLRQAEIVLQFGGSLTGKRLLQWQEQCQPQEFWLIDDLPGRLDPAHHRGRRLVADVGEWLSAHPAEKQASWADLLVDIADRTQRQIDTYLASRFGEAQLAQRIPALLPPDGQLFVGNSLVVRLIDALAQLPQGYPVYGNRGASGIDGLISTLAGVQRATAKATLGIVGDLSALYDLNALSLLRQSPAPLVLIVVNNNGGQIFSLLPTPVDQREAFYCMPQNVEFGHAAAMFGLNYVRAENWEQLADTVSHCWTQGGVTLLEVVVEPKDGAETLNELVAQVAAWTH, encoded by the coding sequence ATGTCAACAAGTGTATTTAATCGCCGTTGGGCTACATTGCTGCTGGAATCGCTGACCCGCCATGGCGTCCGGCACATCTGCATCGCGCCTGGTTCTCGCTCTACTCCGCTGACGCTGTCTGCGGCAGATAATCGTGCACTGATTTGCCATACCCATTTCGATGAACGGGGGCTGGGGCATCTTGCGCTCGGGCTGGCAAAGGCTTCGCGTGAACCGGTTGCGATTATCGTGACGTCAGGGACTGCCGCTGCCAACCTTTACCCGGCAATTATTGAAGCGGGACTGACCGGTGAACGGCTGGTGGTTTTGACGGCCGATCGTCCGCCGGAGCTGATTGACTGCGGTGCGAATCAGGCGATTCGCCAGCACGCACTGTATGCGTCACACCCCACGCTGTCGCTGGATTTACCGCGCCCTACGCCCGATATTCCGGCTAACTGGCTGGTTTCCTCAGTGGATAGTGCTATGGCACGGCTTACTCACGGCGCGTTGCACATTAACTGTCCCTTTGCTGAACCGCTTTATGGTGCCGATGATGGCACTGCTTATCAAGACTGGCTGATGACGCTGGGTGACTGGTGGAATAGCCGCGAACCCTGGCTGCGTGAAATGCGCCAGAGTGCGCTGGCGGTGCAGCCGGACTGGCCGCAGTGGCGACAGAAACGTGGTGTCGTCCTCGCTGGGCGCGTGAGTCCGGAACACGGGGCGCGTCTCGCGGCATGGGCGAACGAGTTAGGCTGGCCGCTGATTGGTGATGTCCTGTCGCAAAGTGGGCAGCCTTTGCCCTGTGCGGATATTTGGCTGGCGCACCCAGAAGCGGCGAATCTTTTACGGCAGGCAGAGATCGTCCTACAGTTCGGCGGTAGCCTGACCGGTAAACGCCTGCTGCAATGGCAAGAACAGTGTCAGCCGCAAGAATTTTGGTTAATTGACGATCTGCCGGGACGACTGGACCCGGCTCACCATCGCGGGCGTCGTTTGGTTGCGGATGTTGGCGAATGGCTGTCGGCGCATCCAGCAGAAAAACAGGCATCGTGGGCGGATTTACTGGTGGATATTGCCGACAGAACGCAGCGGCAGATCGATACGTATCTGGCTTCCCGTTTTGGTGAAGCGCAGTTGGCGCAGCGAATACCGGCGCTGTTGCCACCGGATGGGCAACTGTTTGTCGGTAATAGCCTCGTGGTACGTCTGATCGACGCGCTGGCGCAGCTCCCACAAGGTTATCCCGTGTATGGGAATCGAGGAGCCAGCGGCATTGATGGCCTGATTTCCACGCTGGCTGGCGTACAGCGTGCCACGGCGAAAGCGACGCTGGGCATCGTCGGCGATCTCTCTGCATTATACGATTTGAATGCGCTGTCGCTGTTGCGCCAGTCTCCCGCACCGCTGGTGTTGATCGTGGTGAACAATAACGGTGGCCAGATCTTTTCCCTGCTGCCGACACCGGTTGACCAGCGCGAAGCGTTTTATTGCATGCCGCAAAATGTGGAGTTCGGACATGCTGCGGCGATGTTTGGCCTGAATTACGTGCGCGCCGAGAACTGGGAACAACTCGCGGATACGGTGTCCCATTGCTGGACACAGGGCGGCGTTACGCTGCTTGAAGTGGTGGTTGAACCGAAAGACGGCGCGGAAACGCTCAATGAACTGGTCGCGCAGGTGGCGGCGTGGACCCACTAG
- the menF gene encoding isochorismate synthase MenF, with protein MKLLSDLLRHMQQDLREPQPERAGFRQITRSLSLSEASELLPWLATQPVYPQFYWQHRQDREEVAVCGKLCGFRHIQDAEAFLIQQQCDPDVRIWGLNAFNQVKEEGASSPGYLFLPRVELRRQDDTLSLSINLFSETSLQQDAVEASAFINLLLPPASQPLLHAEVQSVAHQPERQGWIDLLQRALHDIKTGLMEKVVLARATTLTLTQPLQATTFMAASRAANHHCFHFMLAHDARHAFLGSSPERLYRRRGSELETEALAGTVAGDRDALKAAELADWLMKDTKNQCENMLVVDDICQRLQQSALSLDVMPPEIVRLRKVQHLRRTIHATLRTASDSACLNILQPTAAVAGLPRQEARRFIAAYEPFERGWYAGSAGYLSRQQSEFSVALRSAEVRDHVLTLYAGAGIVAGSDPEQEWQELENKAAGLRSLLDGDMS; from the coding sequence GTGAAACTACTTTCCGACTTGCTGCGCCATATGCAGCAAGATTTGCGCGAGCCACAGCCTGAACGCGCAGGTTTCAGACAAATAACGCGTTCCTTAAGCCTCAGTGAGGCGTCTGAACTATTGCCGTGGTTGGCGACTCAGCCTGTGTATCCCCAGTTCTATTGGCAGCACCGTCAGGATCGTGAAGAGGTTGCCGTTTGTGGCAAGCTGTGCGGGTTTCGTCATATTCAGGATGCTGAGGCGTTCCTCATTCAGCAGCAGTGCGATCCCGACGTGCGCATCTGGGGGCTGAATGCCTTTAACCAAGTGAAAGAAGAGGGCGCTTCATCACCTGGCTACTTGTTCTTGCCCCGCGTGGAACTACGACGTCAGGATGATACGCTCAGCTTGAGCATTAACCTGTTCAGTGAAACGTCATTACAACAGGATGCTGTCGAGGCTTCGGCGTTTATTAACTTGCTTCTTCCGCCAGCATCACAGCCTCTTTTGCACGCGGAGGTGCAGTCTGTCGCGCATCAGCCGGAGCGTCAGGGGTGGATTGATTTGCTTCAGCGGGCGCTGCATGACATCAAAACAGGGCTAATGGAAAAGGTCGTTTTGGCGCGAGCAACCACGCTAACGCTGACACAACCGCTACAGGCAACCACCTTTATGGCCGCCAGCCGTGCGGCGAATCATCACTGTTTCCATTTCATGCTGGCGCACGATGCGCGCCATGCGTTTCTCGGTTCCAGCCCGGAGCGGCTTTATCGCCGGCGGGGGAGTGAATTGGAAACGGAAGCCTTAGCGGGAACGGTGGCAGGCGATCGCGATGCACTTAAAGCCGCTGAACTGGCCGATTGGCTGATGAAAGACACCAAGAATCAGTGCGAGAACATGCTGGTGGTGGATGATATTTGCCAGCGACTACAGCAATCTGCGCTGTCGCTGGATGTCATGCCACCAGAAATTGTGCGTTTGCGTAAGGTGCAGCATCTGCGTCGTACCATTCATGCCACGTTGAGAACGGCGTCCGATAGCGCGTGCCTGAATATATTACAGCCTACTGCGGCAGTCGCGGGTTTGCCGAGGCAGGAAGCGCGCCGCTTTATTGCGGCGTATGAGCCGTTCGAGCGCGGTTGGTATGCGGGTTCTGCGGGTTACTTGTCGCGTCAGCAGTCTGAATTCAGTGTGGCACTGCGCTCGGCTGAAGTGCGGGATCATGTTTTGACGCTCTATGCTGGTGCCGGGATTGTGGCAGGTTCTGATCCAGAACAAGAATGGCAGGAGTTGGAAAACAAAGCAGCAGGGCTGAGATCCCTGTTAGACGGTGATATGTCATAG